A genomic window from Erpetoichthys calabaricus chromosome 17, fErpCal1.3, whole genome shotgun sequence includes:
- the tyrobp gene encoding TYRO protein tyrosine kinase-binding protein encodes MALKDMSVVALFIFLGILGSTNGQQNCQSCYQLDLSAIVGIIVGDILLTVLIALSVFYFTSRLNKSRLEAIKAQGGLKLKEKEDKDESPYQELQGARSDIYSDLKLEAK; translated from the exons ATGGCGCTGAAGGATATGTCAGTGGTAGCACTCTTCATATTTCTTGGGATACTGG GTTCCACCAATGGACAGCAAA ACTGTCAATCCTGCTACCAGCTGGACCTGAGTGCCATAGTCGGGATCATTGTCGGTGACATACTCCTCACTGTTCTCATTGCACTTTCTGTCTTCTACTTCACCAGCCGTCTGAATAAAAGTCGCTTGGAGGCTATCAAAG CTCAAGGGGGCCTCAAACTTAAAGAAAAAGAGGATAAAGATGAATCACCTTACCAG GAACTAcaaggagccagaagtgacatatATAGTGACTTAAAGCTTGAAGCCAAATAA